A section of the Solanum stenotomum isolate F172 unplaced genomic scaffold, ASM1918654v1 scaffold30208, whole genome shotgun sequence genome encodes:
- the LOC125851810 gene encoding 50S ribosomal protein L16, chloroplastic produces the protein MKGISSRGNHISFGKYALQALEPAWITSRQIEAGRRAMTQNARPGGKIWVRIFPDKPVTLRPAETRMGSGKGSPEYWVAVVKSGRILYEMGGVTENIARRAISLAASKMPIRTQFIIS, from the coding sequence ATGAAGGGAATATCTTCTCGAGGTAATCATATTTCTTTCGGTAAATATGCTCTTCAGGCACTTGAACCTGCTTGGATTACATCTCGACAAATAGAAGCAGGCCGACGGGCAATGACACAAAATGCACGTCCAGGTGGAAAAATATGGGTACGCATATTTCCAGACAAACCAGTTACACTAAGACCCGCAGAAACACGTATGGGTTCAGGAAAAGGATCCCCTGAATATTGGGTAGCTGTTGTTAAATCGGGGCGAATACTTTATGAAATGGGTGGAGTAACAGAAAATATAGCCAGAAGGGCTATTTCACTAGCAGCATCCAAAATGCCTATACGAACTCAATTCATTATTTCGTAA
- the LOC125851808 gene encoding 50S ribosomal protein L14, chloroplastic-like, with protein sequence MIQPQTHLNVADNSGARELMCIRIIRASNHRYAHIGDVIVAVIKEAVPNMPLERSEVVRAVIVRTCKELKRDNGMIIRYDDNAAVVIDQEGNPKGTQIFGAIALELRELNFTKIVSLAPEILPGDRVKIEVSPYDSTKGHIIYRLHNKDLKD encoded by the exons atgattcaaCCTCAGACCCATTTAAATGTAGCGGATAATAGCGGGGCTCGAGAATTGATGTGTATTCGAATCATAAGAGCTAGCAATCATCGATATGCTCATATTGGTGATGTTATTGTTGCTGTGATCAAAGAAGCAGTACCAAATATGCCTCTAGAAAGATCAGAAGTAGTCAGAGCTGTAATTGTGCGTACCTGTAAAGAACTCAAACGTGACAACGGGATGATAATCCGATATGATGACAATGCTGCAGTTGTTATTGATCAAGAAGGAAATCCAAAGGGAACTCAAATTTTTGGTGCAATCGCCCTGGAATTGAGAGAATTAAATTTTACTAAAATAGTTTCATTAGCTCCCGAG ATACTGCCAGGAGATAGAGTCAAAATTGAAGTAAGTCCTTATGATTCAACCAAAGGGCATATAATTTATCGACTCCACAACAAAGATTTGAAGGATTAG